The following nucleotide sequence is from Fructobacillus americanaquae.
AGGAAACCGACGTTGCAGCAGAAGTTGATCCAAGCACCAATTATGACGGTCAATATATCTTAGTACGCCGTGGTAAGAAAAAGTATTTCTTGGGAACGGTTAAGTAAGAAAAGGGGACATGCGAGTCTCTAAGGCACTTTTTTCTTTAAAAAAATAAAGAAAAAGAAATCTTTTTCTTTAATTTTAGTTTAATCTCAATTCCCTATACTTAGAGTATCGATATAGCGATATATCGGACATCAAAAACTTCATCTCGGCACATCTATAAATACTTCTCTCTAAACCTAATTTATACCTTCTCTCCCGTGCCGAGATGGAGGTTCAGCAGATGGACGACCCCCTGATTTTTATCAGGGGGCCTTTTACTACCTGAAACTTCATCAGTGATGGACGCTGGGCTTTTGAATGCTTGCCGGTCTTTGTTATAATGACCAAAGAGACTGATTTTTGCGACGGTGTTGAACTTGTCAAAGAAAAAGACCGGTAGCGCAAAATTATCCTCAGATCAGTATCAAGACAAAGGAGACATAGGTAATGTCATTACTAGAACTGCATCACGTGTCAAAGAACTTCGGTTCTTACCAGGCTTTGGATAACGTTTCGTTTTCCGCTGAACCTGGGCGAATTGTTGGGTTGATTGGTCCTAACGGGGCTGGGAAGTCGACAGCAATGCGCGCAATCACTGGATTAATGTCATATAGCGATGGAGAAATCATCTTTGATGATGAAACAATTCGCTTTGCTAAGAATAAGTCGCTGGCAAAAATGGGTAATTTGATTGAATATCCAGCGATTTATCCTAATTTCACTGCACGTGACCATATGACATACTATGCCATGGATGCCAAAGATCATGCAGACATTGATGAATTGATGAAGATTACTGGAATTGACGGCGAAAAGTTTGGTAAGCGTAAAGCAAAAAAATTCTCATTGGGAATGAAGCAACGCCTTGGGATTGCCATCGCTTTAATTCGTAATCCAAAGTTTGTTGTTTTGGATGAACCAATGAACGGTTTGGACCCACAATCTGTTCATGACATTCGTGCCTTGATTCGTTCGCTAGCTGATAAGGGTGTCGCCTTCTTGATTTCTTCACACCTGTTGGACGAATTGCAACGTTTGGCTGATGATGTTGTGATTATTAATAAGGGAAAAATCTTGCGTCGTGAAAAAATGGTCGACTTCTTGGCCGAAGGAAAGACCCAGGTTAAGGTTCAAACGAGTGATAATGACAAGATGTTGGCTGTCGCCAAGGCTGCGGGTTGGGATGCCTCGATGGGTGATGACCGTGTCTTGATTTCTGTTCAGGGCGACGTGACAGCACAAAAGGTGCTGAAATTGGCCACCGATGAAGGGCTTGAAGTGACAGATATTCAAACGGGTCAAGGAAACTTAGAAGATCATTTGTTAACGGTATTGTCAACTGACGCCACTCGGGCCTAGTCAACGAAGGAGAATTCATGTTTACGTTATTAAAGCAAGAAGCAATGAAGGCCTGGAAGCAAAATCGGGTCTATATCTGGGCGATTATCGCCTTTGTTTTACCAATTATTACTTTGACTAGTTTTGTTCCAATGGCTAGTCAAGCATCGGCATACGGTGCCTTGGGTGGTTCAAGTATCATCATTACGATTGGAATGTTGGTCTTAACAGCCCTTTCCTTTACGCAGGAATTTACTTTTGGGACAATTCGTCCCTTACTGTCACGTCAGTATTCACGGCTTCAAATCTTTTTGGCTAAGATCATTACGGTAATTGTTGAATACTTCCTCTTGATTGTTTTCTCACTGGCAGGGACAGCGATTGGTCGTTTAATTTTCAGAGCAATGCACGATGGCGCAACTGAAAAGATTTACACCACATATTATACAAGCCTTGATTGGAAGTCATTCCTATTTGCATTGTTGATGAGCTTCGTTGGTTCATTATTCTTGATGGCCATTGTTCTTTTGGTTTCCAATATTGCTAAGTCGTCTGCTGCAGCAATCTCTCTTGGGATTGTGATGTCAGTTGCGACTAGTATCTTGTCAGCAGTGACTTCTTCATTGATTCAACTTTGGGCTCCATTAAAGTGGAATCCATTGACTGTTCAGAACGTTGTTTCTTACTATAGTGGGACTTCAGACTTTAATAAGAGCATCCAGTCTTATTTCGGTGCTGGTGCTTGGGTACTTTTCGTCGTTTATGGTGCCTACGTCTTGGTTATGTACGCCCTGGCTTACTGGGTTTTCAACCGACGTTCTGTCTAATTTAAAATAAAAAAAGGACTGCTCAAGCAGTCTTTTTTATTACATACATGCGAATAATTCTAAAAACAAGTCTTTTCTTTCTGTTGGGCTTTGATAAAATAGGGGTAGGAGAAATCTTATGTCAAGAAAACCACCAGCATATAATGACAAACAACGGATTTTACGTCTTTATTCCGTCCTGATTTCTAAACAATCGATGGGTGTAGACGAAATCGAAAACCTCTTCTTCGTTGGTCGCAAGACCGTGCAGCGTGATATTGCGGCGATCCGTGAGTTTCTGGCGGATCTACAGGTCGAAGATGAGGTTAAATCAGAGATTATCTTTGATCGCAAAAGTAAAAAGTATCGATTAACCGAGCGAGAACACCTTTTTGAGGTTTTTGATCGAATCAATACTAATGGATCAGGAATGGAATTGTAACAAGTAGAAAGTGATTCGCCCCCAAGATAAGGGGACTTCAGCGAATACCCTTTAGGACTGATGGCCGATACTGAACCGGTCTTGGTCCTTTTCCTTTTGTTTTTAAGATAATAGGGGCTAGTAAATAAAAAAGCCCCGAATCGCAATCGGAGCTTTTTAGGAAACGGATTATTTTTTAATTTTTGATGTGGTCAATATCAGTCAAAATGCTCATCATTGATCACTTGTTAACCCTCTTTTTAGTGAACAAAATATTCAAGCAGGTCCTCTTCACTGAGGTCCTTTTTTTCTTGGTCCTTGACGTCTAAGACAATCTTACCGGCGTTGAGGACAATTAAACGATTCCCATAAGTTAAGGCGTCTGCCAAATTATGGGTGATCATCAATGCCGTGAGATTATTATCAATAACCTGATGATTAGTGGCATCCATTAGTTGTGCCGAAGTCTTAGGATCTAGGGCGGCCGTGTGCTCGTCTAATAGTAGGAGTTCTGGCTTAACCTGAATAGCCATTAGAAAGGATAGTGCTTGTCGTTGGCCCCCAGAAAGGGAACCAGCGGCTGTCTGCAAACGGTCTTCAAGATTGTTGCCCATCTTTTCGGTAATGTTATGGTAAAAGTCCAATTTTTGATTAGATAGATGGCGATTTTTCAGTGTCCGCCGTGAACCACGCTTTTCAGCTAAGAGGAGGTTTTCGGCAACAGTCATGCGGGGGGCAGTCCCCATCTTTGGATCTTGGAAAACTCGGGCTAAAAAAGCGGTTCGTTTAACAGCTGGAAGGTTGGTAATATCTTTGCCCTGGTGATAGACAGTGCCTGAACTTAGGGCGAGATCACCAGAAATAGCGTTGAACAAGGTTGACTTCCCAGCCCCGTTAGTCCCCAGGACAGTGATGAAATCACCGGGGTAAATTTCTAAGTTAAGCTGCTTTAAAATTTCAGTTTGATTGCCGACAGTAACGGTTGCATCTTTTAGGGTAATCACGGGTTTAGTCATGGTGCTGTCCTCCTAACTGGAAAAGCTTGTCTAATTTCAAATAATGGCGAACTTGTGGCAAAACCATCGCGATCGCCAAAATAATGGATGAAATCAGGTTCAAATCATTGGTTGAGAAGCCAAGTTGCAAGACAGCTAACAGAACTAAGCGATAAATAATGGAACCGATGATGACAGCAACCAAGCGCTGATTTAATGACAAATCACCAAAGGCAACT
It contains:
- a CDS encoding ABC transporter permease subunit, whose amino-acid sequence is MFTLLKQEAMKAWKQNRVYIWAIIAFVLPIITLTSFVPMASQASAYGALGGSSIIITIGMLVLTALSFTQEFTFGTIRPLLSRQYSRLQIFLAKIITVIVEYFLLIVFSLAGTAIGRLIFRAMHDGATEKIYTTYYTSLDWKSFLFALLMSFVGSLFLMAIVLLVSNIAKSSAAAISLGIVMSVATSILSAVTSSLIQLWAPLKWNPLTVQNVVSYYSGTSDFNKSIQSYFGAGAWVLFVVYGAYVLVMYALAYWVFNRRSV
- a CDS encoding ABC transporter ATP-binding protein, producing MTKPVITLKDATVTVGNQTEILKQLNLEIYPGDFITVLGTNGAGKSTLFNAISGDLALSSGTVYHQGKDITNLPAVKRTAFLARVFQDPKMGTAPRMTVAENLLLAEKRGSRRTLKNRHLSNQKLDFYHNITEKMGNNLEDRLQTAAGSLSGGQRQALSFLMAIQVKPELLLLDEHTAALDPKTSAQLMDATNHQVIDNNLTALMITHNLADALTYGNRLIVLNAGKIVLDVKDQEKKDLSEEDLLEYFVH
- a CDS encoding ABC transporter ATP-binding protein; amino-acid sequence: MSLLELHHVSKNFGSYQALDNVSFSAEPGRIVGLIGPNGAGKSTAMRAITGLMSYSDGEIIFDDETIRFAKNKSLAKMGNLIEYPAIYPNFTARDHMTYYAMDAKDHADIDELMKITGIDGEKFGKRKAKKFSLGMKQRLGIAIALIRNPKFVVLDEPMNGLDPQSVHDIRALIRSLADKGVAFLISSHLLDELQRLADDVVIINKGKILRREKMVDFLAEGKTQVKVQTSDNDKMLAVAKAAGWDASMGDDRVLISVQGDVTAQKVLKLATDEGLEVTDIQTGQGNLEDHLLTVLSTDATRA
- a CDS encoding kinase, producing MSRKPPAYNDKQRILRLYSVLISKQSMGVDEIENLFFVGRKTVQRDIAAIREFLADLQVEDEVKSEIIFDRKSKKYRLTEREHLFEVFDRINTNGSGMEL